A genomic window from Vagococcus sp. CY52-2 includes:
- a CDS encoding CidA/LrgA family protein gives MKQIKQLFWIFLFSLIGEVISALLSQLIAIPGSVIGMVLLFCALHFKWIKMDQVNEVGTWLTNNMGIFFVPAGVGLISNFGVLANTWWQLLVIMAITTMLMMGVVGRIVQAIKSKELKAETNATDSLEEIEVEVDVI, from the coding sequence ATGAAGCAAATTAAACAACTTTTTTGGATTTTTTTATTTTCATTAATAGGTGAAGTGATATCTGCTTTACTATCCCAATTAATCGCAATTCCCGGAAGTGTGATTGGTATGGTGCTATTATTCTGTGCTCTTCATTTCAAATGGATTAAGATGGATCAAGTCAATGAAGTGGGAACATGGTTAACAAATAATATGGGAATCTTTTTTGTCCCTGCTGGTGTTGGGTTGATATCAAACTTTGGCGTGCTAGCCAATACATGGTGGCAATTACTTGTTATTATGGCGATTACCACCATGTTAATGATGGGGGTTGTTGGACGCATTGTCCAAGCTATTAAGTCCAAAGAATTGAAAGCGGAAACAAATGCAACAGATTCTCTTGAAGAAATTGAGGTGGAAGTTGATGTTATCTAA